A part of Gemmatimonadaceae bacterium genomic DNA contains:
- a CDS encoding deoxyribonuclease IV, with the protein SGTAIGATFEDLAALVDGVSKPLRKRVAVCLDTCHAYSAGYDLVNDYDGVMAKLQDTLGMQRLRVMHLNDSKTPFASRRDRHELIGEGSLGDRAFRAIMNDERLSLIPKVIETPKGADPTATDAHMLSRLRSYRSTQ; encoded by the coding sequence GAAGCGGCACGGCGATCGGCGCGACGTTCGAGGATCTCGCGGCGCTCGTCGACGGCGTGTCGAAGCCGCTGCGCAAACGCGTCGCCGTGTGTCTCGACACTTGTCACGCGTATTCCGCGGGCTACGATCTCGTGAACGACTACGACGGCGTGATGGCGAAGCTGCAGGACACGCTTGGCATGCAGCGGCTGCGGGTGATGCACCTCAACGACTCGAAGACGCCGTTCGCGTCGCGGCGCGACCGCCACGAGCTGATCGGCGAAGGATCGCTCGGCGACCGTGCGTTTCGCGCCATCATGAACGACGAGCGCCTTTCGCTCATTCCAAAGGTGATCGAGACGCCGAAGGGTGCCGACCCTACGGCGACCGATGCCCACATGCTGTCACGGCTGCGAAGCTATCGGTCGACGCAGTAG